The following proteins are co-located in the Vigna unguiculata cultivar IT97K-499-35 chromosome 9, ASM411807v1, whole genome shotgun sequence genome:
- the LOC114162733 gene encoding protein MAIN-LIKE 1-like has protein sequence MARTRGNLYWIRPIASTHRRGQHEANVVQDDVVEHEISDVPQEEEQEIDNDGAGFSGGPSDTSLLTRYQDHVACMIWDGQDRVVKIVSHIKRVKKLGRSHPSVLPFVVASGLSPLCDILYEYTDLGFVLGFMERWHPKTNTFHLPIGEMTITLDDVWSLLHLPITGNFCSTENLEYEDSVEILMTLLGVDRAMACEELNQSRGAQLRLSWLRELYDSCCDNELWEFAAHAYLLHLVGCTIFANKSATYVRTHYLKLFRNLPTCRRYACGVAALVYLYEQLGDASFANTKQLVGYLPLL, from the exons ATGGCCAGGACACGAGGAAATTTATATTGGATT AGACCCATAGCTTCAACTCATAGAAGGGGTCAGCACGAGGCTAATGTTGTTCAGGATGATGTTGTTGAGCATGAGATTTCTGATGTTCCTCAAGAAGAGGAGCAGGAGATTGATAACGATGGTGCAGGATTTTCAGGTGGTCCGTCTGATACATCTTTATTGACTCGGTACCAGGATCATGTTGCATGCATGATATGGGATGGTCAG GATCGAGTTGTGAAAATAGTCTCCCATATTAAAAGAGTGAAGAAATTAGGACGTTCTCACCCTTCTGTTCTTCCCTTTGTGGTAGCTTCTGGATTATCGCCTCTGTgcgatattttatatgaatacaCCGATCTTGGGTTTGTATTGGGTTTCATGGAGAGATGGCATCCCAAGACTAATACTTTTCATCTACCCATTGGGGAGATGACCATCACTTTAGATGACGTCTGGTCGCTCCTTCATCTTCCCATCACTGGAAATTTTTGCTCCACTGAAAATCTTGAATATGAAGACTCAGTTGAGATTTTGATGACACTTCTTGGTGTTGATCGAGCCATGGCTTGTGAGGAGCTGAATCAAAGTCGGGGTGCACAGCTCAGACTTAGCTGGTTGAGAGAGTTGTATGATAGTTGTTGTGATAACGAGCTATGGGAGTTTGCTGCACATGCATATCTTTTGCACCTTGTAGGGTGCACGATATTTGCTAATAAAAGTGCCACCTATGTTCGTACACATTATCTCAAGCTATTTAGAAATCTCCCGACATGTCGTAGATATGCTTGTGGAGTTGCTGCTCTTGTCTACTTATATGAGCAGCTAGGAGATGCCAGCTTTGCAAATACAAAGCAATTAGTTGGATATCTACCTCTTCTATAG
- the LOC114162134 gene encoding probable E3 ubiquitin-protein ligase RNF144A-A — MFNPQTSPPPPPLPLMTPPATPLNQETTSYKKNRRTSGVPVPLPHSVEVIDVDDFIPSAFFQGTIRSNAVSVERHDAVFKSVHIIDLSDTEDDDDLRILNFTPANTSFGKRKKLRGESSSAAPFDCEICAETKTSKEAFSINGCCHVYCNHCIALYVESKLQDNVVNIGCPVPQCRGLLEAEDCRSILAPEVFDRWGTALCEAVISLEEKFYCPFPDCSVLLIREGKDEDIRESNCPNCRRQFCALCRVPWHEDLPCEEFQKLNADERGREDVMLRNLAKQMMWKRCPNCGFYVAKTSGCMYMKCRCGSAFCYNCGVPNTSNHHYCSSCRK; from the exons atgttcaaccctcaAACTTCGCCACCGCCGCCGCCGCTGCCGCTCATGACTCCGCCGGCAACCCCTCTCAACCAAGAAACGACGTCGTACAAGAAAAATCGCAGAACCAGCGGAGTTCCCGTTCCCCTTCCTCACTCAGTGGAAGTGATCGACGTTGACGATTTCATTCCCTCCGCCTTTTTCCAAGGCACGATCAGGTCAAACGCGGTCTCCGTTGAGCGACACGACGCCGTTTTCAAATCTGTCCACATCATCGACCTTTCCGACACCGAGGACGACGATGATTTACGTATCCTCAATTTCACTCCCGCGAACACCTCCTTTGGCAAACGGAAAAAGTTGAGGGGAGAATCCTCCAGCGCAGCCCCCTTCGACTGCGAAATCTGCGCTGAAACCAAAACCTCCAAGGAAGCCTTCTCCATCAACGGCTGCTGCCACGTGTACTGCAACCACTGCATCGCGCTCTATGTCGAATCCAAGCTCCAGGACAACGTCGTCAACATAGGCTGCCCTGTGCCGCAGTGCAGGGGATTACTGGAAGCCGAGGATTGCCGTTCGATTCTCGCCCCTGAGGTTTTTGATCGGTGGGGTACAGCGCTGTGTGAGGCGGTGATTTCTCTGGAGGAGAAGTTCTACTGTCCTTTTCCGGATTGCTCTGTGTTGTTGATTCGCGAGGGGAAAGATGAGGATATCAGAGAATCGAATTGTCCTAACTGTAGGAGGCAGTTTTGTGCGCTGTGTAGGGTACCCTGGCACGAGGACCTACCCTGTGAGGAATTTCAGAAACTGAACGCCGATGAGCGGGGAAGAGAGGATGTGATGCTGAGGAACCTTGCCAAgcaaatgatgtggaagaggtGTCCCAATTGTGGGTTTTACGTCGCAAAAACCTCTGGCTGCATGTACATGAAATGCAG GTGTGGGAGTGCCTTCTGTTACAACTGTGGGGTTCCTAACACATCTAACCACCATTATTGCTCCTCctgtagaaaataa
- the LOC114163813 gene encoding AT-rich interactive domain-containing protein 4, whose amino-acid sequence MMFHSQGVSRHCSLLAVLSGKSRDIKQKQKQSAASEDQPPYPFPELSSSGSLEVKLLIKPSTDELGRALEQLQPDFVYLQGQLLEDRGEIGTLAWDFDLSSPETLCGLFGSKLPNTVYLETPKGEKLAEALRNKGVPYTIYWKNDFSKYAASHFRHSFFSVAQSTSSHTWDAFQLALASFRLYCIQNNVLPSNSHKGAGKFGPQIFGVPPNIDTSPSVADMKEEEEENSPETISAVKIYDDDVNMRFLVCGVPCTLDACLLGALEDGLNALLFTEIRGCKLHNRTSAPPPPLQAGTFSRGVVTMRCDISTCSTAHISLLVSGSADTCFNDQLLENHIKKELIEKSQLVQAFPNHEQSKSPSLEPRRSASVACGSSVFEVCMRVPAWASQVLRQLASNVSYRSLVMLGIASIQGLPVASFNKDDAERLLFFCTKPEKENCRNEPVFSAIPSWLKPPPASRKRSEPCSSSKSMNPSGRGIEDVGSHRQKLNLAAMRPIPQSHRHKILPFSGLSGGARYDGDHGKSNQPLAPIKHNVSGPTSVTNRKSVSNSFQANQIISLNPLPMKKHGCDRAPIRVCSEEDFLRDVMQFLILRGHNRLIPPGGLAEFPDAILNAKRLDLFNLYREVVSRGGFHVGNGINWKGQVFSKMRNHTLTNRMTGVGNTLKRHYETYLLEYELAHEDVDGECCLMCHSSAAGDWVNCGVCGEWAHFGCDRRQGLGAFKDYAKTDGLEYVCPRCSALKFSKKSQKTANGY is encoded by the exons ATGATGTTCCATTCTCAGGGTGTGTCAAGACATTGTAGTCTTCTTGCTGTTCTGAGTGGTAAATCACGTGACATTAAACAGAAGCAGAAGCAGAGTGCTGCTTCTGAGGATCAACCACCTTATCCCTTTCCAGAGCTTTCTTCCTCTGGCAGTCTTGAG GTCAAGTTATTGATCAAACCTAGTACCGATGAACTTGGTCGGGCTCTTGAACAACTGCAACCAGATTTTGTTTACCTGCAAGGTCAGCTGCTAGAAGATAGGGGAGAAATTGGGACCCTTGCATGGGATTTTGACCTGTCTTCCCCAGAAACATTGTGTGGATTATTTGGTTCCAAATTACCTAATACA GTTTATTTGGAAACTCCTAAGGGAGAGAAATTGGCGGAGGCACTCCGTAATAag GGAGTTCCATACACTATCTATTggaaaaatgatttttcaaaGTATGCAGCTTCACATTTTCGTCATTCTTTTTTCTCTGTAGCACAGAG TACATCCAGCCATACATGGGATGCTTTCCAGCTTGCTCTAGCATCTTTTAGACTATACTGTATACAAAACAATGTCTTACCTTCTAACAGCCATAAGGGTGCTGGTAAGTTTGGGCCACAAATTTTTGGGGTTCCTCCCAATATTGATACCAGTCCAAGTGTAGCAGAtatgaaggaagaagaagaggaaaattcACCTGAGACTATTTCTGCTGTAAAGATATACGATGATGATGTGAACATGAGATTTCTTGTTTGTGGAGTTCCCTGCACATTG GATGCTTGCTTGTTGGGAGCGTTAGAGGATGGACTCAATGCTCTTCTATTTACAGAA ATACGGGGATGCAAACTTCACAACAGGACTAG TGCTCCACCACCACCTCTGCAGGCAGGAACATTCTCACGTGGTGTAGTGACTATGCGTTGTGATATATCCACATGTAGTACTGCTCATATATCACTTTTGGTGTCTGGTAGTGCAGACACTTGTTTTAATGATCAG CTTTTGGAGAATCACATTAAGAAAGAGCTCATTGAGAAGAGTCAACTTGTTCAGGCATTTCCTAATCATGAACAAAGTAAATCACCTTCCTTGGAGCCTCGAAGATCAGCCTCAGTAGCCTGTGGATCTAGTGTGTTTGAAGTTTGTATGCGAGTTCCTGCATGGGCTTCACag GTTCTGAGACAGCTTGCATCCAATGTGTCATACCGCAGCCTTGTTATGTTGGGAATTGCTAGCATTCAGGGATTGCCAGTTGCATCTTTTAATAAAGATGATGCTGAGCGCCtcctttttttttgtactaAGCCAGAGAAAGAAAACTGTCGCAACGAGCCAGTTTTCTCTGCGATTCCAAGTTGGCTGAAGCCTCCACCGGCCAGCCGGAAAAGATCTGAACCATGCTCTAGTTCAAAGTCTATGAATCCTAGTGGCCGGGGAATTGAAGATGTTGGTAGTCATAGACAGAAATTAAATCTTGCTGCTATGAGACCAATTCCTCAATCTCATAGACACAAGATTCTCCCTTTTTCTGGATTGTCTGGGGGTGCAAGATATGATGGAGACCATGGAAAATCAAATCAGCCGCTTGCTCCTATTAAGCATAATGTTTCAGGCCCTACTTCGGTTACAAACAGGAAATCTGTGTCGAACTCATTTCAAGCCAACCAGATTATTTCTTTGAATCCACTACCTATGAAAAAGCATGGTTGTGACAGAGCTCCAATACGAGTTTGCTCAGAG GAGGACTTCCTGAGGGATGTAATGCAGTTTTTGATCCTTCGGGGACATAATCGTCTAATTCCGCCAGGTGGACTTGCCGAGTTCCCTGATGCCATTTTGAATGCAAAACGCCTTGACCTGTTCAACTTGTACAGGGAG GTGGTTTCAAGAGGAGGTTTTCATGTTGGAAATGGTATCAATTGGAAAGGACAAGTTTTCTCAAAGATGCGGAATCACACTTTGACAAATAGAATGACT GGTGTTGGCAATACACTCAAAAGACATTACGAAACTTATCTCTTAGAATATGAATTAGCTCATGAGGATGTAGATGGAGAGTGCTGCTTGATGTGTCACAG TAGTGCAGCAGGTGACTGGGTGAACTGTGGCGTATGTGGTGAGTGGGCTCATTTTGGCTGTGATCGGCGGCAGGGACTTGGAGCATTTAAG GACTATGCAAAAACCGATGGACTGGAATACGTTTGTCCTCGCTGCAGTGCCTTAAAGTTCAgtaaaaaatctcaaaaaacTGCAAACGGTTACTAA
- the LOC114164229 gene encoding E3 ubiquitin-protein ligase ATL4-like, producing the protein MASSNSASSLNVVGYTHTTSPPSNHLSSPSHITLLALTLLLLAVTVSLALYFLLRYRNRFLHRISPSSASLFSSGNPISSDTATPSIVGSLPAFSFSSVTRRSAASGGGEDCAVCLSKFEQHDLLRLLPLCCHAFHAECIDTWLQSNLTCPLCRSAVSASESDLAKVFHSSSAGGGESFRLEIGNISSSDRRGAAAGQETRGRSYSVGAFEYFIDEEAAAEVEVEVAFGYAIQRSVSSEKHDGAAVEAAADSLRSLAGEVARGGSCNSSGWLKDYVDRLSNTMSFRSSGRFFTGSSRRSDVVQGGDYDAEANRLGDEIGEMFRWLSAV; encoded by the coding sequence ATGGCTTCTTCCAATTCCGCTTCTTCTCTCAACGTCGTCGGATACACACACACTACTTCTCCACCAAGCAACCACCTATCATCGCCATCACACATCACTCTCCTAGCCCTCACGCTCCTCCTCCTCGCCGTTACCGTTTCGCTAGCTCTTTATTTCCTTCTCCGTTACCGTAACCGTTTCCTCCATCGTATCTCTCCCTCATCCGCTTCATTATTCTCGTCCGGGAATCCGATATCGTCGGACACCGCTACGCCTTCTATCGTCGGCTCTCTACCGGCGTTCTCCTTCTCCTCCGTGACGCGACGCTCCGCCGCATCCGGCGGCGGCGAGGACTGCGCCGTGTGCTTGTCGAAGTTCGAGCAGCACGACCTTCTCCGCTTGCTACCTCTCTGCTGCCACGCGTTCCACGCTGAATGCATCGACACGTGGCTCCAATCGAACCTCACGTGTCCGCTCTGCCGATCCGCCGTCAGCGCGTCGGAGTCTGACCTCGCTAAGGTCTTCCACTCGTCGTCCGCCGGCGGCGGCGAGAGCTTTCGGCTTGAGATAGGGAACATCAGCAGCAGCGACCGCCGTGGAGCGGCGGCTGGCCAGGAAACGCGCGGGAGGTCCTATTCGGTTGGTGCGTTCGAGTATTTCATCGACGAGGAGGCTGCGGCTGAGGTTGAGGTTGAGGTTGCGTTCGGTTATGCCATCCAGAGAAGCGTTTCTAGCGAGAAACATGACGGCGCTGCGGTGGAGGCTGCGGCAGATTCTCTGCGGAGCTTGGCTGGTGAGGTAGCGCGTGGAGGAAGTTGCAATAGTAGTGGCTGGTTGAAGGATTACGTTGATCGTCTTTCGAATACGATGTCGTTTCGAAGTTCTGGAAGGTTCTTCACTGGGAGTAGCCGCCGAAGCGACGTCGTTCAGGGTGGAGATTACGATGCGGAAGCCAACCGTTTAGGGGATGAAATTGGTGAAATGTTTCGATGGCTCTCGGCGGTTTGA